In the Anaerolineae bacterium genome, one interval contains:
- a CDS encoding response regulator: protein MPAQLDELDRDIIRILQENGRIANVEIARRLGVAEGTIRKRLDRLLDEGWIRLAVALDLPRAGYPHHVFIGVQCEPQAVSRLAGALRRESAIIALYLIAGEWNLLVEAAFDGPRALTHFLLHTLGQQSGILRTTVLQVLETVRSPADWRLPPARPGHILVVDDDPDFVEFCRTVLTHAGYQVSSAASGEQALAQMHLSRPDLVLLDVMMRDIWDGLHAAEEMRADKSLAGIPVVMVSSIADSPYAGMFPMDASPAADAFLAKPIAPDRLVAEVRRLLAKRG from the coding sequence ATGCCCGCACAACTGGACGAACTGGACCGGGACATCATCCGCATCCTGCAGGAAAACGGGCGCATTGCCAACGTGGAGATCGCCCGCCGGCTGGGGGTCGCCGAGGGCACCATCCGCAAACGGCTGGACCGCCTGCTGGATGAGGGCTGGATACGGCTGGCTGTGGCGCTCGATCTGCCCCGCGCCGGCTATCCTCACCACGTCTTTATCGGCGTGCAGTGCGAGCCGCAGGCAGTGTCGCGCCTCGCCGGCGCCCTGCGTCGCGAGAGCGCCATCATCGCGCTGTACCTCATCGCCGGCGAATGGAACCTGCTCGTCGAAGCCGCCTTTGACGGGCCGCGTGCCCTGACCCATTTCCTCCTGCATACGCTTGGCCAGCAGAGCGGCATCCTCCGCACCACCGTCCTGCAGGTGTTGGAGACCGTCCGCTCGCCGGCGGATTGGCGGCTCCCGCCGGCACGCCCCGGCCATATCCTGGTGGTGGACGATGATCCGGACTTCGTCGAATTCTGCCGCACTGTGCTGACGCACGCCGGCTATCAGGTCAGCTCCGCCGCCAGCGGCGAACAGGCGCTGGCGCAGATGCACCTCAGCCGGCCCGACCTGGTACTGCTGGATGTGATGATGCGGGATATCTGGGATGGCCTGCATGCCGCCGAGGAGATGCGTGCCGATAAATCGCTCGCCGGCATTCCGGTGGTGATGGTCTCTTCCATCGCCGATTCGCCCTACGCCGGCATGTTCCCGATGGACGCATCGCCGGCGGCCGACGCCTTTCTGGCGAAGCCCATCGCGCCCGACCGATTGGTGGCAGAGGTGCGCCGGCTCCTGGCCAAACGCGGGTGA
- a CDS encoding ACT domain-containing protein, with protein sequence MAKTKIGGIIQNTQLAAVRVSGIADRPGVAAAVLTALGQNGISAQFIVQCIDLASQDHIVVCVDRDRADLAFELVQGAAQMLQARHVDLIREVSLISIFGPDFRERPGIAGAMFSALAQRGINIFAISTSISTVSCVINRQDTESALEAISDTFELP encoded by the coding sequence ATGGCCAAGACGAAGATCGGCGGCATTATCCAGAACACTCAACTGGCGGCAGTGCGCGTCTCCGGCATTGCGGACCGCCCCGGCGTGGCGGCCGCTGTGCTGACCGCGCTGGGCCAGAACGGCATCAGCGCCCAGTTCATCGTGCAGTGCATTGACCTGGCCAGCCAGGACCATATCGTGGTGTGCGTGGACCGCGACCGGGCAGATCTCGCCTTCGAGCTGGTGCAGGGCGCCGCCCAGATGCTCCAGGCGCGCCATGTGGACCTCATTCGCGAGGTCAGCCTGATCTCCATCTTCGGCCCCGATTTCCGGGAGCGGCCTGGCATCGCCGGCGCCATGTTCTCCGCCCTGGCCCAGCGCGGCATCAATATCTTCGCCATCAGCACATCCATCTCCACCGTCTCCTGCGTCATCAATCGCCAGGACACCGAATCCGCACTGGAGGCGATTTCGGACACCTTCGAACTGCCGTGA
- the aspS gene encoding aspartate--tRNA ligase encodes MMKTHTCGELRRSHVGQTVTLAGWVHRRRDHGGLIFIDLRDRWGITQVVFDSSAYPEAHQVAARFRNEYVVQITGQVRARPAGLENPKMATGDIEVLAQQAVILNEAKTPPFYINEDVDVDETLRLRYRYLDLRRERMQRNMVLRHRVVKFMRDYLDARGFIEIETPILIKSTPEGARDYLVPSRLHKGRFYALPQSPQQLKQLLMVAGIERYFQIARCFRDEDQRADRQPEFTQLDLEMSFVDQEDILQLIEGLFISLVEAMRRPFEEGGMGLTKTIQQIPFPRLSYEEALNRYGTDKPDLRFGMEIIDFSDIVAGSGFSVFAGALAKGGKVKGLCVPGAGGYTRKQLDELAQYAQRLGAKGLIWMIPDAEGVRSPAAKFLTPEEIRGIIQRAGAGPEDLILLVADRPEVVAEVLGELRVEMGRRLGLMDDNVLAFCWIVDFPLLEWSEEEQRYTAKHHPFTSARDEDWDLLETNPAAVRAKAYDIVLNGYEVGGGSIRIHRRDLQNRLFRVLGLSDEEIQAQFGHMLEAFEYGAPPHGGIAPGIDRIVMLLAGEPNIREVIAFPKTQSAVDLMTGAPSPVSPKQLQELHIRIVEE; translated from the coding sequence ATGATGAAGACCCATACTTGCGGGGAACTGCGGCGTTCGCATGTGGGACAGACGGTGACCCTCGCCGGCTGGGTGCACCGCCGGCGCGACCACGGCGGGCTTATCTTCATTGACCTGCGCGACCGCTGGGGCATCACCCAGGTGGTCTTCGACTCCTCCGCCTATCCGGAGGCCCACCAGGTGGCCGCCCGCTTCCGCAACGAGTACGTGGTCCAGATCACGGGCCAGGTGCGCGCCCGGCCGGCCGGCCTGGAAAACCCCAAAATGGCCACCGGCGATATCGAGGTGCTGGCCCAGCAGGCCGTCATCCTGAACGAGGCCAAGACCCCGCCCTTCTACATCAACGAAGACGTGGATGTGGACGAAACCCTGCGCCTGCGCTACCGCTACCTGGACCTGCGCCGGGAGCGCATGCAGAGGAACATGGTCCTGCGCCATCGCGTGGTCAAGTTCATGCGCGACTATCTGGACGCCCGCGGCTTCATCGAGATCGAGACGCCCATCCTCATCAAGAGCACGCCCGAGGGGGCACGCGACTACCTGGTGCCCAGCCGGCTCCACAAAGGGCGCTTCTATGCCCTGCCGCAGTCCCCTCAACAGTTGAAGCAGTTGCTCATGGTCGCCGGCATCGAGCGCTATTTCCAGATCGCTCGCTGTTTCCGCGACGAGGACCAGCGCGCCGACCGCCAGCCGGAGTTCACCCAGCTTGACCTGGAGATGTCCTTCGTGGACCAGGAGGATATCCTCCAGCTCATCGAGGGCCTCTTCATCAGCCTGGTGGAGGCCATGCGCCGGCCCTTTGAAGAGGGAGGCATGGGCCTGACCAAGACCATCCAGCAGATCCCCTTCCCGCGCCTCTCCTATGAAGAGGCCCTGAACCGCTACGGCACGGATAAGCCCGACCTGCGCTTCGGCATGGAAATCATTGATTTCAGCGACATCGTCGCCGGCTCCGGCTTCAGCGTCTTCGCCGGCGCGCTGGCCAAGGGCGGCAAGGTCAAGGGACTGTGCGTGCCGGGCGCCGGCGGTTATACCCGCAAGCAGTTGGATGAGCTGGCGCAGTACGCCCAGCGCCTGGGTGCCAAGGGGCTGATCTGGATGATCCCCGATGCGGAGGGGGTGCGCTCGCCGGCCGCCAAGTTCCTGACGCCCGAGGAAATTCGCGGCATCATCCAGCGCGCCGGCGCCGGCCCGGAGGACCTCATCCTGCTGGTGGCGGATCGGCCGGAGGTCGTCGCCGAAGTGTTGGGCGAACTGCGGGTGGAGATGGGCCGGCGGCTCGGCCTGATGGATGACAACGTGCTGGCCTTCTGCTGGATCGTGGACTTCCCCCTGCTGGAGTGGAGCGAGGAGGAACAGCGCTACACCGCCAAACATCATCCCTTTACCTCGGCGCGCGATGAGGATTGGGACCTGCTGGAGACCAACCCAGCGGCGGTGCGCGCCAAGGCCTATGACATTGTGCTGAACGGGTACGAGGTCGGCGGAGGAAGCATCCGCATCCACCGCCGCGACCTGCAGAACCGCTTGTTCCGCGTGCTGGGCCTCTCCGACGAGGAGATCCAGGCGCAGTTCGGCCATATGCTGGAGGCATTCGAGTACGGCGCGCCGCCCCACGGCGGCATCGCCCCCGGCATTGACCGCATCGTCATGCTGTTGGCCGGCGAACCCAACATCCGCGAGGTCATCGCCTTCCCCAAGACCCAGTCGGCCGTGGACCTGATGACCGGAGCGCCTTCGCCGGTATCCCCCAAACAGCTCCAGGAACTGCACATCCGCATTGTCGAAGAGTAA
- a CDS encoding response regulator: MTRVLLVDDDPDFLEITRLVLTHHGIETLTASSRAQAMSILQQERPDVILLDVMMTYTLDGMDMVAQIRRLPDLRDTPILVISSLSPSQVAEMLPASSLQQIQGWLVKPVRLEDLAEKVRALCKG, encoded by the coding sequence ATGACGCGGGTTCTGCTTGTCGACGATGACCCCGATTTTCTGGAGATCACCCGCCTGGTGCTGACGCATCACGGCATCGAGACCTTGACCGCCAGCAGTCGGGCGCAGGCCATGTCCATCCTCCAGCAGGAGCGTCCCGACGTCATCCTGCTGGATGTCATGATGACCTACACCCTGGATGGTATGGACATGGTGGCACAGATTCGCCGGCTTCCGGACCTTCGGGACACTCCCATCCTCGTCATCTCCTCGCTCAGCCCATCCCAGGTCGCCGAGATGCTCCCCGCCAGCTCGCTCCAGCAGATCCAGGGCTGGCTGGTGAAGCCCGTCCGGTTGGAGGATCTGGCAGAGAAGGTGCGCGCATTGTGTAAAGGCTAG
- a CDS encoding response regulator, producing the protein MCKVLVVDDDPDFLEITRMVLEKEGYQVDLAQSGPQALEKLRQSPPDIVLLDIMMDTVLEGLHISHEIHENPDLKGCKVIMVTSIMDTDKAGLFPTDEYVPVEAWLTKPVQPDKLLTIVGKYCTHRK; encoded by the coding sequence ATGTGCAAGGTACTGGTAGTAGACGACGACCCTGATTTCCTGGAGATCACCCGCATGGTGCTGGAGAAAGAGGGCTACCAGGTGGACCTGGCGCAGAGCGGGCCGCAGGCGCTCGAGAAACTGCGCCAGTCTCCGCCCGATATTGTCCTGCTGGACATCATGATGGACACGGTGCTGGAGGGCCTGCACATCAGCCATGAGATTCACGAGAACCCCGACTTGAAGGGCTGTAAGGTCATCATGGTGACGTCCATCATGGACACCGACAAGGCCGGCCTCTTCCCCACCGATGAATATGTGCCGGTCGAGGCCTGGCTCACCAAACCGGTCCAGCCGGACAAGCTGTTGACAATCGTTGGGAAATATTGTACACATCGAAAGTAG